In a single window of the Pandoraea pulmonicola genome:
- the holB gene encoding DNA polymerase III subunit delta', with protein sequence MLYPWQSQDWTRLNDLRAQMPHALLLQAVPGIGEVEFARTFAQGLLCESPHADHLPCGTCGACQWLASGNHPDFRGVCPEVLADTLPGADARADADGDKKTKTPSKEIKIEQVREVIDFASLGSHRQGRRVVLLFPAEALNVHAANALLKTLEEPPEGVVFLLVTTQPDRLLPTILSRCRRVVLTRPDGAQATQWLMGDAGLDAATAAAVLAEAGGAPLAARALAEPDERGWRDWLLGQLAQGGAIDGFACAEQLHKGNLPGILETLQRWCFDVLAERMAGTARFFPSHAQALQRCGDATDDVRLLGFLRELAQQRQVQNHPLNARVLLEALFLQYKQLFGGPASL encoded by the coding sequence ATGCTGTATCCGTGGCAGTCACAGGACTGGACACGCCTTAACGACCTTCGCGCCCAGATGCCGCACGCGCTGCTGCTGCAGGCCGTGCCCGGCATCGGCGAGGTCGAGTTCGCGCGCACGTTTGCGCAGGGATTGCTGTGCGAATCGCCGCACGCCGACCATTTGCCGTGCGGCACCTGCGGTGCGTGCCAGTGGTTGGCGAGCGGCAACCACCCGGACTTTCGGGGCGTGTGCCCGGAAGTCCTCGCCGATACGTTGCCCGGCGCCGACGCCCGTGCCGATGCCGACGGCGACAAGAAGACCAAGACGCCAAGCAAGGAAATCAAGATCGAGCAGGTCCGTGAGGTCATCGACTTCGCGAGCCTCGGATCGCATCGGCAAGGACGGCGCGTGGTGTTGCTCTTTCCGGCCGAAGCGCTCAACGTGCACGCCGCGAACGCATTGCTCAAGACACTCGAAGAGCCTCCAGAGGGGGTAGTCTTCCTGCTCGTCACCACGCAGCCCGACCGCCTGCTGCCGACGATCCTCTCGCGGTGCCGCCGCGTGGTGCTTACGCGTCCGGACGGCGCCCAGGCGACGCAATGGCTGATGGGCGATGCCGGGCTCGATGCCGCGACCGCGGCAGCCGTGCTCGCCGAAGCGGGCGGTGCGCCGCTCGCCGCGCGTGCGCTGGCCGAGCCGGACGAGCGCGGCTGGCGCGACTGGCTGCTGGGGCAACTCGCGCAAGGCGGCGCCATCGACGGCTTCGCCTGCGCCGAGCAATTGCACAAGGGCAATCTGCCGGGCATTCTGGAGACCCTGCAACGCTGGTGCTTCGACGTGCTCGCCGAGCGCATGGCCGGCACGGCGCGCTTTTTCCCGAGCCACGCGCAGGCACTGCAGCGCTGCGGCGACGCGACGGATGACGTTCGTCTGCTCGGATTTCTGCGTGAGCTGGCGCAGCAACGTCAGGTGCAGAACCACCCGCTCAATGCGCGCGTGCTGCTCGAGGCGCTCTTCCTGCAATACAAACAGTTGTTCGGCGGCCCGGCGTCGCTCTGA
- a CDS encoding YgfZ/GcvT domain-containing protein, giving the protein MTSHWHDLLPQAAAAASSDRSSDASARATQFQALQRGSFVSLASDTGLIAVNGADAAAFLHGQLTNDVERLSPAQARLAGYCSAKGRLLATFLMWRDASPEGTIYLACDAAVQASVQKRLSMFVLRAKAKLTDASATHVLLQVGGPAVEAVLSNTFGSLPAAPLAAAHATLGDAPTSLIRLPDAGAARSLPRFLWSVPVAQAADVWHALTQAADAVVDPALAAWLDVHSGVARVTTATQEQFVPQMVNWEVVGGVNFRKGCYPGQEVVARSQYRGTIKRRLHLAHVEGIPPVPGQELVETDDPDQPCGMVVQAAPAPDGGYDALVEVRLASREANNVRLGAADGPALTFAELPYAIIDPTESPASSAAAS; this is encoded by the coding sequence ATGACCTCCCATTGGCATGATCTTCTGCCGCAAGCGGCAGCCGCGGCCTCCTCCGACCGTTCGTCCGACGCTAGTGCGCGCGCCACGCAATTTCAGGCGCTGCAGCGCGGCAGCTTCGTCTCGCTCGCGAGCGACACTGGCCTCATCGCAGTGAACGGCGCGGACGCCGCCGCCTTCCTGCACGGCCAATTGACCAACGACGTCGAACGTCTCTCGCCGGCACAGGCCCGCCTTGCCGGCTATTGCTCGGCCAAGGGGCGTTTGCTCGCCACGTTCCTGATGTGGCGCGATGCGTCGCCCGAAGGCACGATCTACCTCGCCTGCGACGCCGCGGTGCAGGCCAGCGTGCAAAAGCGCCTCTCGATGTTCGTGCTGCGCGCCAAGGCCAAGCTGACCGACGCCAGCGCCACGCATGTTCTGCTCCAGGTCGGCGGCCCGGCAGTGGAAGCCGTGCTTTCGAACACGTTCGGGTCGCTGCCCGCCGCACCGTTGGCCGCCGCGCACGCCACGCTCGGCGATGCGCCGACGAGCCTGATTCGTTTGCCCGACGCAGGCGCCGCACGCTCGCTCCCGCGCTTCCTGTGGAGTGTGCCTGTCGCGCAGGCTGCCGACGTCTGGCATGCGCTGACGCAAGCGGCCGACGCCGTCGTCGATCCGGCGCTCGCCGCGTGGCTCGATGTCCACAGCGGCGTGGCTCGGGTGACGACGGCCACGCAGGAGCAGTTCGTGCCGCAGATGGTGAATTGGGAGGTCGTCGGCGGCGTGAATTTCCGCAAGGGCTGCTATCCGGGGCAGGAAGTCGTGGCTCGCAGCCAGTACCGCGGCACGATCAAGCGACGCCTGCATCTCGCCCACGTGGAGGGCATCCCGCCCGTCCCCGGACAGGAACTGGTGGAGACGGACGACCCGGACCAGCCGTGCGGCATGGTCGTGCAAGCGGCGCCAGCACCGGACGGCGGCTATGACGCGCTCGTCGAGGTGAGGCTGGCATCGCGCGAAGCGAACAATGTTCGTCTGGGCGCGGCCGACGGTCCTGCCCTGACGTTCGCCGAGCTGCCATACGCGATCATCGATCCGACGGAATCGCCCGCGTCGTCCGCGGCCGCCTCCTGA
- a CDS encoding NADP-dependent oxidoreductase, translated as MMTINRQILLVSRPKGEPTLDNFHLAAPELPELGEGQVLVRNFYLSLDPYMRGRMNDTKSYAPPQPLDTVMIGATAGEVVESRHPDWQPGDAVTAMFGWQEYGISDGSNLRRIDVARVPMSVYLGAAGMPGVTAWYGLNRIIAPKAGETVAVSAASGAVGSVVGQLAKRAGCRVVGIAGGEQKCTYVVETLGFDACVDYKAGNLDEALRNATPDGIDGYFENVGGAVFDAVLKNLNPHSRIALCGMISGYNGEPIPLKYPALLLTNRVRLEGFIVTEHMDIWPQALTALADAIAAGELRYRETMAQGIENAPSAFLGLLKGENFGKQIVRLV; from the coding sequence ATCATGACGATCAATCGCCAGATTCTTCTGGTCTCGCGCCCCAAGGGCGAACCCACGCTCGACAACTTCCATTTGGCGGCACCCGAGCTGCCCGAGTTGGGGGAGGGGCAGGTGCTGGTGCGCAACTTCTATCTCTCGCTCGACCCGTACATGCGCGGGCGCATGAACGACACGAAGTCGTACGCACCGCCGCAGCCTCTCGACACTGTGATGATCGGTGCCACCGCCGGCGAGGTGGTCGAGTCGCGTCATCCGGACTGGCAGCCGGGGGACGCCGTGACGGCAATGTTCGGCTGGCAGGAATACGGCATTTCGGACGGCAGCAACCTGCGTCGCATCGATGTGGCGCGTGTGCCGATGAGCGTCTATCTGGGCGCAGCGGGCATGCCGGGTGTCACGGCGTGGTACGGCCTGAACCGGATCATTGCGCCGAAGGCGGGCGAGACGGTGGCGGTAAGCGCGGCGTCGGGCGCGGTCGGCAGTGTGGTCGGTCAACTGGCCAAGCGCGCCGGCTGTCGGGTCGTGGGCATTGCGGGCGGCGAGCAGAAGTGCACCTATGTCGTCGAGACGCTGGGTTTCGACGCGTGCGTCGATTACAAGGCGGGCAATCTCGACGAGGCGCTGCGCAATGCGACGCCTGACGGCATCGATGGGTATTTCGAGAACGTCGGTGGCGCGGTGTTCGACGCGGTGCTCAAGAATCTGAACCCCCACTCGCGCATCGCGCTGTGCGGCATGATTTCCGGCTATAACGGCGAGCCGATTCCGCTGAAATACCCGGCGCTGCTGCTGACGAACCGCGTGCGGCTGGAGGGCTTCATTGTCACCGAACACATGGATATCTGGCCACAGGCATTAACGGCGCTGGCCGACGCCATCGCCGCGGGCGAGCTGCGCTATCGCGAGACGATGGCGCAGGGCATCGAAAATGCGCCATCCGCATTCCTGGGGCTGCTCAAGGGCGAGAATTTCGGGAAGCAGATCGTGCGGTTGGTGTGA
- the mltG gene encoding endolytic transglycosylase MltG: MSFIKRLFVLLIVAALAAGGAFYYWAQAPLQLGKPTLDVTIKPYSSVRSVATQLRAGGVPVSPLLFNLLARVMDVGTRLKSGNYEFATGITPYEVMEKLARGDVNQYVVTIIEGWTFKKMRSEIDVNPALRHDTAGLPDADVMQLVGADRAEAEGMFFPDTYLFPKGTSDVDIYKRAYRLMQKRLDEAWASRAPGLPYATPYEALIMASLVEKETGQAVERGQVAAVFVNRLRKRMLLQTDPTVIYGMGDLYTGRLRKRDLQTDTPYNTYTRAGLPPTPIALPGVASLSAALNPAPTDALYFVARGDGTSHFSTNLQEHNRAVDKYQRGDQ, encoded by the coding sequence ATGTCTTTCATCAAACGCTTGTTCGTCCTGTTGATAGTCGCCGCACTGGCGGCGGGCGGCGCTTTCTATTACTGGGCGCAAGCCCCGCTGCAACTCGGCAAGCCCACGCTCGACGTCACGATCAAGCCCTACAGCTCGGTGCGCAGCGTGGCGACGCAATTGCGCGCGGGCGGCGTACCGGTGTCGCCATTGCTGTTCAATCTGCTGGCGCGCGTCATGGACGTGGGCACGCGCCTCAAGTCCGGCAACTACGAATTCGCCACTGGCATCACGCCCTACGAGGTGATGGAGAAGCTCGCGCGCGGCGATGTCAACCAGTATGTGGTGACGATCATCGAAGGCTGGACGTTCAAGAAAATGCGCAGCGAGATCGACGTCAATCCCGCGTTGCGTCACGACACCGCCGGGCTGCCCGACGCCGATGTCATGCAACTCGTCGGGGCGGACCGCGCCGAAGCCGAGGGCATGTTCTTCCCCGATACGTACCTTTTTCCCAAAGGCACCAGCGACGTCGACATCTACAAGCGCGCGTATCGCCTGATGCAGAAGCGGCTGGACGAAGCCTGGGCGTCGCGCGCGCCGGGGCTGCCGTACGCCACGCCGTACGAGGCGCTCATCATGGCCTCGCTCGTCGAGAAGGAAACGGGTCAGGCCGTCGAGCGCGGGCAGGTGGCCGCCGTGTTCGTGAACCGCCTGCGCAAGCGCATGCTGCTGCAGACGGATCCCACGGTGATCTACGGCATGGGCGATCTGTACACAGGGCGTCTGCGCAAGCGCGACCTCCAGACGGATACGCCGTACAACACCTACACGCGCGCCGGTCTGCCGCCCACGCCGATCGCGCTGCCCGGGGTGGCCTCGCTGTCCGCCGCGCTCAATCCGGCACCGACCGATGCGCTGTACTTCGTGGCGCGAGGCGATGGCACGAGCCATTTCTCGACGAATCTTCAGGAGCACAATCGGGCCGTGGACAAATATCAGCGAGGTGATCAATGA
- a CDS encoding NRDE family protein — MCLIVFSWQPDAATPLVLLANRDEFFERPAEPMHWWHDRRDVLAGRDLRGGGTWMGVNRAGRFAALTNFRDGRAPMAPKDAPSRGLLVSAMLDATQFDDDLARVERHAHEYAGFNLLAGDLPAGKLFWLGNRDTNVATGAAEQGGQAVTHANGAPPSLPSPPVTPVAHAIAPGVHGLSNALLDTPWPKLVSRRNALADALASDADDIALLELMRDTTEAADDALPETGVTSAWEKTLSAAFIASPAYGTRCTTLLRYHRDGFVELTESTVAPGQRADELRDLQRYRFEAARG; from the coding sequence ATGTGCCTGATCGTTTTTTCCTGGCAACCTGACGCCGCCACGCCGCTGGTACTGCTGGCCAATCGCGACGAATTCTTCGAACGTCCCGCCGAGCCGATGCACTGGTGGCATGACCGCCGTGACGTGCTCGCGGGGCGCGATCTGCGGGGTGGCGGTACCTGGATGGGCGTCAACCGCGCTGGGCGCTTTGCAGCGCTGACGAACTTCCGCGACGGGCGCGCGCCGATGGCGCCGAAGGACGCGCCGTCGCGCGGCCTGCTGGTCTCCGCCATGCTCGACGCCACGCAATTCGATGACGATCTGGCGCGCGTGGAGCGGCACGCTCACGAATACGCGGGGTTCAATTTGCTGGCGGGGGATCTGCCCGCGGGCAAGCTGTTCTGGCTTGGCAATCGCGATACGAACGTTGCCACAGGTGCGGCGGAACAGGGAGGACAAGCGGTGACGCATGCGAACGGCGCGCCGCCTTCGCTGCCATCTCCCCCCGTGACGCCGGTGGCGCATGCCATCGCCCCAGGCGTCCATGGCTTGTCGAACGCACTGCTCGACACCCCCTGGCCGAAGCTGGTAAGCCGACGCAACGCCCTGGCCGACGCACTGGCCAGCGATGCCGACGACATCGCGCTGCTCGAGCTGATGCGCGACACCACCGAGGCTGCCGACGACGCGCTCCCCGAAACGGGTGTCACGTCTGCGTGGGAGAAGACGCTCTCAGCCGCGTTCATCGCATCGCCCGCTTACGGCACGCGGTGCACGACGTTGCTTCGGTATCACCGCGACGGCTTCGTCGAACTCACGGAGTCGACCGTCGCGCCCGGCCAGCGCGCGGATGAACTGCGAGACCTGCAGCGCTATCGCTTCGAGGCGGCTCGGGGCTGA
- the tmk gene encoding dTMP kinase, whose amino-acid sequence MTQSHETPAAVPGKFVTFEGIDGAGKSTHVNAFVDTLRQGLESVGRSVVATREPGGTPLGEALRKLVLDEPMDLETEALLMFAGRREHLVKVIEPALARGDWVVSDRFTDATFAYQGGGRGLSLEKLATLERWVQGTRQPDLTILFDLDPAIAAARLAGARAPDKFERESAAFFTRVREEYLRRAEASAGRFVVIDAAQSVDAIAAELADVFARLGLPGHGAR is encoded by the coding sequence ATGACGCAATCGCACGAGACGCCGGCCGCCGTGCCGGGCAAGTTCGTGACCTTCGAAGGCATCGACGGCGCGGGCAAAAGCACCCACGTCAATGCCTTCGTCGACACGCTGCGCCAGGGGCTCGAGAGCGTGGGCCGCAGTGTCGTGGCCACGCGTGAGCCGGGCGGCACTCCGCTGGGCGAGGCGCTGCGCAAGCTGGTGCTCGATGAGCCGATGGACCTCGAGACGGAGGCGCTGCTGATGTTTGCCGGCCGCCGCGAGCATCTGGTCAAGGTCATCGAGCCCGCGCTTGCGCGCGGCGACTGGGTCGTCTCCGATCGCTTCACCGACGCCACGTTCGCGTATCAGGGGGGCGGGCGAGGGCTGTCGCTCGAGAAGCTGGCGACGCTGGAGCGCTGGGTGCAAGGCACGCGCCAGCCCGACCTGACCATCCTGTTCGATCTCGATCCGGCAATCGCCGCGGCGCGACTCGCCGGCGCGCGCGCGCCGGACAAGTTCGAGCGCGAGTCGGCAGCCTTTTTCACGCGGGTGCGCGAAGAATACCTGCGTCGGGCGGAGGCGTCCGCGGGGCGCTTCGTCGTGATCGACGCCGCGCAGAGCGTCGACGCCATCGCGGCCGAGCTCGCCGACGTGTTCGCCCGACTGGGATTGCCTGGGCACGGCGCGCGCTGA
- a CDS encoding DUF4936 family protein — MDCYVYYRVSSGHIAAARQAVARRFALAAERFGVRGRLQWRADASANDVAAAAVTWMERYDGVDAAFVTALPELARECGLAALVDGGLHIECFVDAPNPCA, encoded by the coding sequence ATGGACTGTTACGTCTACTACCGCGTCTCATCTGGCCATATCGCCGCTGCCCGACAGGCCGTCGCGCGGCGCTTTGCACTGGCAGCCGAGCGTTTCGGCGTTCGCGGACGCCTGCAGTGGCGTGCCGACGCTTCGGCCAACGACGTCGCAGCAGCTGCCGTCACCTGGATGGAGCGCTACGACGGCGTGGATGCCGCGTTCGTGACGGCGCTGCCCGAGTTGGCCCGCGAATGCGGACTCGCGGCACTCGTCGATGGCGGCCTGCACATCGAGTGCTTTGTCGATGCCCCGAATCCATGTGCCTGA
- a CDS encoding TatD family hydrolase — MFIDSHCHINFPELAAQMPALLERMRENKVSHALCVSVDLPTLPQVLEIAAQHENVYASVGVHPDYEDTPEPSVDDLVKLAATPKVVAIGETGLDYYRLEGRSIDDMEWQRERFRTHIRAARATGKPLIIHTRSAADDTLRIMREEHAGEPAGVMHCFTESWDVAEGALDQNFYISFSGIVTFKSARDLQDVARRVPLERMLIETDSPYLAPVPYRGKLNQPGYVRHVAEFIADLRGEPLQRIADATTENFFRLFATAKH, encoded by the coding sequence ATGTTCATCGATTCACACTGTCACATCAATTTTCCGGAGCTTGCGGCGCAGATGCCCGCTTTGCTCGAACGCATGCGCGAGAACAAGGTCAGTCATGCGCTGTGCGTGTCGGTCGATCTGCCCACGCTGCCGCAGGTGCTGGAGATCGCCGCGCAACATGAGAACGTCTACGCTTCGGTCGGCGTGCACCCCGATTACGAGGACACGCCGGAGCCGAGCGTCGATGATCTGGTGAAGCTGGCCGCCACGCCGAAGGTCGTGGCCATCGGCGAGACGGGCCTCGATTATTACCGGCTCGAAGGCCGTAGCATCGACGACATGGAATGGCAGCGCGAGCGCTTTCGTACGCATATCCGCGCCGCGCGCGCCACGGGCAAGCCGCTGATCATCCATACGCGCTCAGCCGCCGACGACACGCTGCGCATCATGCGCGAAGAGCATGCGGGCGAGCCGGCGGGCGTCATGCACTGCTTCACCGAGAGCTGGGACGTCGCCGAAGGGGCGCTCGACCAGAACTTCTATATCTCTTTCTCGGGCATCGTCACGTTCAAGAGCGCACGCGATCTGCAGGACGTGGCGCGCCGCGTGCCGCTCGAGCGCATGCTGATCGAAACGGATTCGCCGTACCTCGCGCCGGTACCGTATCGCGGCAAGCTGAACCAACCCGGCTATGTGCGCCACGTGGCCGAATTCATCGCCGATCTGCGTGGCGAACCGCTGCAGAGGATCGCCGACGCCACGACGGAGAACTTCTTCCGTCTGTTCGCCACGGCGAAGCACTGA